One genomic window of Nicotiana sylvestris chromosome 10, ASM39365v2, whole genome shotgun sequence includes the following:
- the LOC138879835 gene encoding uncharacterized protein — MVKRPMKKNQFRRLKKEKVEMHHLTLDDFLPSWFRLKISHDGIEASCCNADKGVNRILVDEGSSVNIFPIRTVKELGIPMNELSESRVMIQGFNQGGKRAISVIKMEITIEDMQSSAWIHVIDAKTSYNVLLGMPWIHENKFYLKDRIVKELKVDDGMKSKNDESTTKRAEVTTGEAKAITEEVQPNANKSYRGNIASYGKKDLWPKIICRLPTKRTDEGFDPNAYRLFAKSAYNPNESSKLGKLPSEAATRQPRESFGYKQPSPVCISIRRASSNYIIIEDESFASNKPSIFDRLGKSHVRTSVFEKLGPLKKGNKFQRIFQSIRIPASPKIQKISKDFQSLVPSRMRRQTKLMVLCKEVLEVKPYTVVYTNERDEDEESVGSSYHVTVQGENGVPSSMEDNAELEDVSPCYHIYFNDGEPQEDEDAKDALPELEEGVKTTVDGLKEVNLSTDEEPRPTYLSVLPEVDEESTYIELLKEFRDVFAWSYKEMPGLDPKVAVHYLEVKNGARPVKQAQRRFRLDLVPLIESEVNKLIEAGFIREVKYPTWVSSIVPIRKKNGQIRVYVDFRDFNNACPKDELPLPITELIIDATIGYEAMSFMDGSSGYNQIRMAPKDEELIAFRTPRVFIATSTSNAFESIKSYLMKPPVLAAPILGKALILYILAQERSVGVLSAQENSEGKENSLYYLSRMMTPNELNYSPIEKLCLALVSSIQKLKHYFQDHVVHLAIKGQALADFLVDHPIPDDWELTDELPDEDAMVIEVQPPWKMYSDGAAHRGEAGAGVVFVTSQGGVLPYSFMLMQLCYNNIVEYQALILALKMAVKMKWLQLQVFGDSQLVVNQLLGSYEVKKPELRPYHDYTKKLIGWLGDVTIHQVPRKGNKKADALAALASSLTLPDQAQVTVCQK, encoded by the exons atggtaaaaagaccaatGAAAAAGAATCAATTTAGGCgtttgaagaaagaaaaagtgGAGATGCACCACTTGACCTTGGACGATTTCTTGCCATCTTGGTTCCGCTTGAAGATTTCTCATGATGGTATTGAGGCCTCTTGTTGCAATGCTGATAAAGG ggtaaatcgaattttggttgatgaaggatcctcagtgaacatttttCCAATTcgcactgtgaaagaacttggtattcctaTGAACGAACTCTCggaaagtcgtgtgatgatccaaggattcaaccaaggggggaAAAGAGCCATAAGCGTGATCAAGATGgaaatcactattgaagatatgcaatcaagtgcatggatacatgtgatcgatgcaaagacttcatacaacGTCTTGCTTGGAatgccttggatacatgagaataaa ttctacttgaaggaCCGTATTGTGAAGGAGCTAAAAGTTGATGATGGCATGAAAAGCAAGAATGATGAGTCCACAACTAAAAGAGCAGAGGTGACTACTGGTGAAGCCAAAGCTATTACTGAGGAGGTACAACCCAATGCGAATAAATCTTATAGAGGGAATATTGCgtcttatggcaagaaa GATTTGTGGCCAAAAATCATTTGCAGACTCCCTACGaagcgaacagatgaaggttttgatcctaacgcTTATAGGCTATTTGCAAAATCTGCATACAATCCTAATGAGtcgtcaaagttagggaagctacCATCAGAAGCTGCAACGAGACAACCACGTGAAAGTTTCggatacaagcaaccgtcaccaGTGTGCATCTCCATAAGAAGGGCGAGCAGCAACTATATCATTATAGAAGATGAATCGTTCGCTTCTAACAAGCCTTCTatctttgatcgacttggaaaatcacATGTGAGGACCTCCGTGTTTGAAAAATTGGGTCCACtaaagaaggggaacaagttccAGAGAATATTTCAAAGCATAAGAATACCCGCTTCGCCCAAAATCCagaagatctctaaggatttccaaagtttggttccttctagaatgaggcgacaaacaaaacttatGGTTTTATGTAAAGAAGTACTGgaggtaaagccatatactgtggtctacactaatgaacgtgacgaagatgaagaaagtgtgggCTCTTCATATCATGTTACTGTACAAGGTGAGAATGGTGTTCCATCTTCAATGGAGGATAATGcagaattggaggatgtttcaccGTGTTATCACATATACTTCAACGATGGGGaacctcaagaagatgaagatgcgaaagatgctctacctgaacttgaagaaggagtgaagacgacagttgatggcttaaaagaagttaaccttagcaccgatgaagaaccaagacccacctacctaagtgttTTACCAGAAGTtgatgaagagagcacttatattgagttactcaaggagttcagggatgtctttgcttggagttacaaagagatgcctggcttggacccgaaagtagcagtccattACCTTGAAGTCAAAAATGGCgctcgccctgttaaacaagctcaaaggcgctTTAGGCtggacttggttcccttgattgaaagcgaagttaacaaactcatcgaagctggatttattcgtgaagttaaatacccaacatgggtttcgaGTATTGTCCCTataaggaagaaaaatggccagattcgagtgtACGTTGACTTTAGGGATTTTAACAATGCGTGTCCGAAAGATGAATTACCGCTTCCCATCACAGAACTGATTATTGATGCTACTATTGGGTACGAGGCAATGTCATTTATGGACGGTtcatcaggctataaccaaattcgcatggcgccaaaagatgaagagcttattGCATTCCGTaccccaagggtatttattgctacaagtaCAAG caatgcctttgagagcattaaatcttacttgatgaagcctccggTTTTGGCAGCCCCAATACTTGGAAAGGCGTTGATACTATACATTTTAGcacaagaaaggtctgttggagtgTTGtcggcccaagaaaatagtgaagggaaagaaaactccctttactacttgagcaggatgatgacaccaaatgagctgaattattcgccaattgaaaagttatgTTTGGCGTTAGTCTCCTcaatccaaaagttgaagcactactttcaagatCATGTCGTTCATTTG GCTATAAAAGGACAAGCGTTAGCGGACTTCTTGGTAGATCACCCTATACCTGATGATTGGGAGCTAACTgacgaactacctgatgaggacgccATGGTCATTGAAGTTCagcctccatggaagatgtactccGATGGTGCTGCGCATCGCGGAGAGGCTGGTGCtggtgtagtatttgtcacttctcAAGGTGGAGTTTTGCCCTACTCTTTTATGTTGATGCAACTCTGCTATAACAACATTGTTGAGTATCAAGCACTAATACTTGCGCTCAAAATGGCTGTCAAAATGAAGtggttgcaattgcaagtctttggtgactctcagttagtggtcaatcagcttttaggtagttacgaggtcaagaagcctgaactacgcccatatcatgattacacTAAAAAGCTAATAGGGTGGCTCGGTGATGTGACTATTCATCAAGTGCCAAGGAAAGGaaataagaaggctgatgctTTAGCTGCCCTAGCTTCGTCGTTAACCCTGCCTGATCAAGCGCAAGTTACTGTCTGCCAAAAATAG